The following proteins come from a genomic window of Maribacter sp. HTCC2170:
- a CDS encoding RNA polymerase sigma factor — protein sequence MAKLGHLLNKIYHFLSHERLHTDDLIQLCLEGSQSAQMEVYNRYYKAMYNTSVRIVKDSAEAEDVMQESFLNAFTKLHTFKGEVTFGSWLKRIVINNSIYHYRKQQKKNEVALDDIMYKVEDNDGIASDHVFTEQKAQKVMETMKRLKDNYRISLTLHLIEGYDYEEISTIMNISYANCRTTISRAKESLRKKMINAY from the coding sequence ATGGCTAAATTGGGTCATCTATTAAACAAAATCTATCACTTTTTGAGCCACGAGAGATTACATACTGATGACTTGATACAATTGTGTCTTGAAGGGAGCCAAAGTGCACAAATGGAAGTTTACAACCGCTATTATAAAGCCATGTACAACACATCGGTGCGAATTGTAAAAGACAGTGCCGAAGCCGAAGATGTAATGCAAGAATCGTTTTTGAACGCGTTTACGAAGCTGCATACATTCAAAGGCGAAGTAACTTTTGGATCCTGGTTAAAACGTATTGTTATTAACAACAGTATATATCATTACCGAAAGCAACAAAAGAAAAATGAGGTTGCACTCGATGACATAATGTACAAGGTCGAAGATAATGACGGAATTGCTTCGGATCATGTGTTCACAGAACAGAAGGCTCAAAAAGTGATGGAGACCATGAAACGGTTAAAAGATAATTACAGAATTTCTTTGACCTTACATTTAATAGAAGGGTATGATTATGAAGAGATCAGTACCATAATGAACATAAGTTATGCCAATTGCCGAACAACAATTTCAAGGGCAAAGGAAAGTTTACGTAAAAAAATGATAAATGCTTACTAA
- a CDS encoding head GIN domain-containing protein: protein MKKLATLSLVVLFTVSCSAQWGKKVNGNGKVVTIDRSTGDYDAVAVSGWFDVDLVDGNEGNVTLKGESNLLEHIKTEVKDGKLVIKVEKGYNLKPSNWKDGIHVTVPVESINAVSLSGSGDIVGKKTIKAGKFKTSMSGSGDITLAIEASSINASMSGSGDINLSGSTTDFDVTISGSGDIKAYDLDADNVDATVSGSADIKVTAKERLKARVSGSGDIHYKGNPEKVDTKTSGSGDITKA from the coding sequence ATGAAAAAATTAGCAACACTTAGTTTAGTAGTATTATTTACAGTCTCTTGCTCAGCTCAATGGGGCAAAAAAGTAAACGGAAATGGTAAGGTGGTCACCATAGATAGATCAACGGGGGACTATGATGCCGTAGCGGTATCTGGTTGGTTTGATGTTGATCTTGTAGATGGTAATGAAGGTAATGTCACCTTAAAAGGGGAATCTAATTTATTGGAACATATCAAGACAGAAGTCAAAGACGGTAAATTGGTCATAAAAGTTGAAAAAGGTTATAATTTGAAACCTTCAAATTGGAAAGATGGGATTCACGTTACCGTGCCAGTTGAGAGTATTAATGCTGTTTCACTTTCTGGGTCAGGAGATATCGTTGGAAAAAAGACAATCAAGGCCGGAAAATTTAAAACCTCTATGTCGGGCTCAGGGGACATTACATTGGCGATCGAAGCCAGTTCAATAAATGCATCAATGTCTGGTTCAGGAGATATTAATTTAAGTGGTTCTACAACTGACTTTGATGTAACAATTTCTGGAAGTGGTGATATTAAGGCTTATGATCTAGATGCTGACAATGTTGATGCCACGGTTTCCGGTTCTGCCGATATTAAAGTTACAGCCAAAGAAAGGTTAAAAGCAAGAGTTTCTGGTTCTGGGGATATTCATTATAAAGGAAATCCAGAAAAAGTAGATACTAAAACCTCTGGTTCTGGAGATATTACTAAAGCATAA
- a CDS encoding MFS transporter yields MTRALAIKGSKKLLNAWAFYDWANSVYSLVISSAIFPIFYGALFRVAGIEKVTIFGGEIARAPLISYVTSLAFVFIAIVTPLIAGISDYLGNKRLFLKIFCYLGGISCIGLYWFSLDNIYLGLICYFFGLVGFWVSFAINNSYLPDVAFPEQQDGISAKGFSLGYTGSVILLLFNLAMVMKPDFFGIESDAGGAAEIKAMKYSFVTVGIWWIIFSQYTFFHLPKGFKKEGKRDHIILNGFKELKMVWHQLGNEIRLKRYLAAFFVYSMAVQTVMLIATYFGEEEIQWGSDSERTTGLIVSILVIQIVAIFGATATAFASKKFGNIKTLIAVNILWVIICIYAYFVITPLDFYIAAGCVGMVMGGIQALSRSTYSKFIPETTDTASFFSFYDVAEKVGIVIGTFLYGFVAQYSGSMRNAIIFLGLFFLVGMFLLTRVNRIKE; encoded by the coding sequence ATGACAAGAGCATTAGCCATTAAGGGCAGTAAAAAATTATTGAATGCCTGGGCATTTTACGATTGGGCCAACTCGGTATATAGTCTGGTTATTTCATCTGCTATTTTCCCCATTTTTTATGGAGCATTATTTAGGGTAGCTGGGATTGAAAAGGTAACCATTTTTGGTGGTGAAATAGCGAGGGCACCACTCATAAGTTATGTTACTTCTTTGGCCTTCGTCTTTATTGCAATTGTAACCCCTTTAATCGCTGGTATTTCAGATTATCTTGGGAACAAGAGGTTGTTTCTGAAAATATTCTGTTATCTGGGCGGTATTTCCTGTATAGGTCTTTACTGGTTTTCTTTGGATAATATTTATCTGGGATTGATTTGTTACTTCTTTGGATTGGTTGGGTTCTGGGTAAGTTTTGCAATAAACAACTCCTATTTGCCTGACGTGGCATTCCCGGAACAACAGGACGGAATCAGCGCAAAGGGATTTTCATTGGGGTATACTGGGAGCGTAATTCTTCTTTTATTCAATTTGGCGATGGTAATGAAACCTGACTTCTTTGGAATTGAAAGTGATGCCGGTGGAGCAGCTGAAATAAAGGCAATGAAATATTCCTTTGTGACTGTGGGTATCTGGTGGATCATTTTTAGTCAGTATACGTTTTTTCATTTACCAAAAGGTTTTAAAAAGGAGGGCAAAAGAGATCATATTATTTTAAACGGGTTTAAAGAGTTGAAAATGGTCTGGCATCAATTAGGTAATGAAATAAGATTAAAGCGCTATTTGGCCGCTTTCTTCGTCTATAGCATGGCAGTACAGACCGTAATGTTGATAGCTACTTATTTTGGTGAAGAGGAAATTCAGTGGGGCTCAGATTCTGAGCGCACCACAGGACTTATCGTTAGTATTTTGGTTATTCAGATCGTTGCAATATTTGGAGCTACGGCCACAGCCTTTGCTTCAAAGAAATTTGGGAATATTAAAACTCTTATCGCGGTGAACATACTCTGGGTCATTATCTGTATCTACGCATATTTTGTGATTACTCCACTGGATTTTTACATAGCTGCGGGATGCGTGGGAATGGTAATGGGTGGTATTCAAGCACTTTCTAGGTCAACTTATTCTAAATTCATTCCTGAAACTACCGATACGGCATCATTCTTTAGTTTTTATGATGTAGCCGAAAAGGTAGGCATTGTAATAGGTACATTTTTATATGGATTTGTAGCCCAATATTCTGGAAGTATGCGAAATGCAATTATTTTTCTTGGGCTGTTCTTTTTAGTTGGAATGTTTCTTTTGACAAGGGTGAACAGAATAAAGGAATAA
- a CDS encoding M48 family metallopeptidase — protein sequence MKKLVLIIAIFMGVAACKVNPFTGKKVLNFYPNSQIFPMAFAQYDQFLNENNVVENTAEARMITNVGQRISSAAERWLAANGHPGYLSDYKWEYNLVNDKTVNAWCMPGGKIVFYTGILPITQSERGIAVVMGHEVAHALADHGAQRMSAGTLQQVGAIAGNIAIKDEQTRNMFNQAYGLGSTIGLMLPFSRSHETEADLIGLQIMAIAGYDPTEAAELWKRMKANSGGQAPPEFLSTHPSNDTRIANLTEWAPSAKQEAMKFGVTTFK from the coding sequence ATGAAAAAATTAGTATTGATAATTGCCATTTTCATGGGAGTGGCGGCTTGTAAGGTTAACCCCTTTACAGGTAAAAAAGTACTTAACTTTTATCCAAACAGCCAAATTTTCCCCATGGCGTTTGCCCAGTATGATCAATTTCTAAATGAGAACAATGTAGTTGAAAATACTGCGGAAGCTCGAATGATTACCAATGTGGGCCAACGAATTTCTTCAGCTGCTGAACGTTGGCTGGCTGCCAATGGACATCCTGGATATCTAAGTGATTATAAATGGGAGTATAATCTAGTTAATGATAAAACGGTGAATGCTTGGTGTATGCCAGGAGGAAAAATTGTTTTTTATACCGGAATATTGCCTATTACCCAATCCGAACGTGGAATTGCAGTGGTAATGGGCCATGAAGTTGCCCATGCCTTGGCAGATCATGGTGCCCAGCGTATGAGTGCGGGTACTTTGCAACAAGTTGGTGCTATTGCAGGGAATATTGCCATTAAAGATGAGCAAACAAGGAATATGTTCAACCAGGCATATGGTTTGGGTTCAACGATAGGTTTAATGCTTCCATTTAGCAGAAGTCATGAAACAGAGGCTGATCTCATTGGTTTGCAGATTATGGCCATCGCTGGTTATGACCCAACTGAGGCTGCTGAACTCTGGAAAAGAATGAAAGCAAATAGTGGAGGACAAGCTCCGCCAGAGTTTTTGAGTACACATCCATCAAATGATACTAGAATTGCCAATTTAACTGAATGGGCACCTTCGGCTAAACAAGAGGCCATGAAATTTGGTGTTACCACATTTAAGTGA
- a CDS encoding glycoside hydrolase family 31 protein has protein sequence MITNTELEYKGNLYPNQIVDFKQDVDKFYFTTKNGVILQITVLRNSALRFRYATEGVFQPDFSYAISENASRGYNHLEVSETETEYLIETSKIKVLVDKKSLRIQISDMEGNIINEDEIGFHWEENYEYGGNTVKMSKITQNSESFYGMGDKATHSNLKGKRVNNWCTDQYAYGKDQDPLYKAIPFYCGLHKNTAYGIFFDNTFRTHFDFAHERRNVTSFWAGGGEMNYYFFYGPEMSKVIKAYTNLTGTPELPPMWAMGYHQSKWSYFPESNVKELATKFRDLKIPCDALYLDIDYMDGFRCFTWDKEKFPDPKRMIGELNEDGFKTVVMIDPGIKIDKDYWVYQEAMENDYFCKRGDGPYMKGKVWPGECHFPDFTNPKVREWWAELYKEFMSELGVHAVWNDMNEPAVMEVPSKTAPLDTRHNYDGHPCTHRKAHNVYGMQMVRATYEGIKKYVYPKRPFVITRAAYAGTQRYSSTWTGDNVATWEHLWLANVQMQRMCMSGMSFVGSDIGGFAEQPNGELFARWIQLGIFHPFCRVHSSGDHGDQEPWSFDSDVTDIVRKYIELRYQLLPYLYTMFWKYSKHGIPMLKPLVYFDQEDTQTHFRTDEFIFGEQILVCPVQEPNAQGRRMYIPRGKWYNYWNNEIVEGGKEQWVEADIDIIPLFVKEGAIIPRFPVQQYVGELDIKELDLDVYYKLGTENSTVYEDEQDGYDYKKGQYSLRNFKLKGKEKRLVIQQFKDGTFVTSYDTFRINLRGLPFEIGVVEVDNEEVPLDQVKPNGGNVIEVNKDFTQLLIKGK, from the coding sequence ATGATTACCAATACAGAATTAGAATATAAAGGGAATCTCTACCCCAACCAAATAGTAGACTTTAAGCAAGATGTAGATAAGTTCTACTTTACCACCAAAAATGGGGTCATTTTACAAATTACCGTGCTAAGAAACAGTGCGTTAAGGTTTAGGTATGCCACAGAGGGTGTCTTTCAACCAGATTTCTCATATGCCATAAGTGAAAATGCCAGTAGGGGATATAATCATTTAGAGGTTAGTGAAACGGAGACCGAGTATTTGATTGAAACCTCTAAAATCAAAGTTTTGGTGGATAAAAAATCGCTTCGTATTCAAATATCCGATATGGAGGGTAATATTATTAATGAAGATGAAATTGGTTTTCATTGGGAAGAAAACTACGAGTACGGTGGTAATACCGTAAAAATGAGTAAAATCACTCAAAATTCAGAGAGTTTCTACGGCATGGGTGATAAGGCAACACACTCGAATTTAAAAGGGAAAAGAGTCAATAATTGGTGTACAGACCAGTATGCATATGGTAAGGACCAGGATCCTTTGTATAAGGCCATTCCTTTTTATTGTGGTCTTCATAAAAACACTGCTTACGGTATTTTCTTTGACAATACTTTTAGAACACATTTTGATTTTGCCCATGAACGTAGAAATGTAACCAGTTTTTGGGCCGGTGGTGGCGAAATGAACTATTATTTCTTTTATGGCCCGGAAATGTCCAAGGTGATAAAGGCGTATACAAATTTAACGGGTACTCCAGAACTTCCACCGATGTGGGCCATGGGATATCATCAATCCAAATGGAGCTATTTTCCGGAAAGCAATGTTAAGGAATTGGCCACCAAGTTCAGGGACCTGAAAATACCTTGCGATGCCCTTTATTTGGATATTGATTATATGGATGGGTTTCGTTGTTTTACTTGGGATAAGGAAAAGTTTCCGGACCCCAAGAGAATGATCGGTGAACTAAATGAAGACGGTTTTAAGACCGTTGTTATGATAGATCCGGGAATTAAGATTGACAAGGATTATTGGGTGTACCAAGAAGCCATGGAAAATGATTATTTCTGTAAGCGTGGCGATGGACCTTATATGAAAGGTAAGGTTTGGCCAGGAGAGTGTCATTTCCCAGATTTCACTAACCCGAAGGTAAGGGAATGGTGGGCAGAGCTTTATAAAGAATTTATGTCTGAATTAGGTGTACATGCGGTCTGGAACGACATGAACGAGCCAGCCGTGATGGAAGTGCCATCAAAAACAGCACCTTTGGATACACGTCATAACTATGATGGTCATCCTTGTACACATCGTAAGGCGCACAATGTCTACGGTATGCAAATGGTAAGGGCTACCTATGAAGGAATCAAAAAATATGTATATCCGAAAAGACCATTCGTAATTACAAGAGCGGCCTATGCGGGTACCCAGCGTTATTCTTCAACATGGACAGGTGATAACGTTGCAACTTGGGAACATTTATGGTTGGCCAATGTACAGATGCAACGTATGTGTATGAGCGGTATGTCATTTGTAGGTTCCGATATTGGGGGATTTGCCGAGCAACCTAACGGGGAATTATTTGCACGTTGGATTCAATTAGGGATTTTCCACCCCTTTTGTCGCGTACATTCCAGTGGTGATCATGGAGACCAAGAGCCTTGGTCTTTCGATAGCGATGTAACTGATATTGTTCGGAAGTATATTGAACTTCGCTACCAATTATTACCATACCTGTATACGATGTTCTGGAAATACTCCAAACATGGTATACCTATGTTGAAGCCTTTGGTTTATTTTGATCAAGAGGATACACAGACCCATTTTAGGACAGATGAATTTATTTTTGGAGAGCAGATTTTGGTTTGTCCTGTTCAAGAACCTAATGCTCAAGGAAGACGAATGTATATTCCACGAGGAAAATGGTACAATTATTGGAACAATGAAATTGTAGAAGGTGGAAAAGAACAATGGGTAGAAGCTGATATTGATATAATTCCACTTTTTGTAAAAGAAGGAGCTATCATACCTAGATTCCCGGTACAGCAATATGTAGGTGAATTGGATATTAAAGAGTTGGATTTGGATGTGTACTATAAATTGGGCACTGAAAACTCAACGGTCTATGAAGATGAGCAAGATGGGTATGATTATAAAAAAGGACAGTATAGCTTAAGAAATTTTAAGTTAAAAGGAAAGGAAAAACGCCTTGTGATCCAACAGTTTAAGGATGGGACATTTGTAACATCGTATGATACTTTCAGGATCAATTTAAGAGGTCTTCCTTTTGAAATAGGAGTAGTTGAAGTAGATAATGAAGAGGTGCCGTTAGATCAGGTAAAACCTAATGGTGGCAATGTTATAGAGGTTAATAAAGATTTTACCCAATTGCTTATTAAAGGGAAATAA
- the glgB gene encoding 1,4-alpha-glucan branching protein GlgB, with translation MSKVIVHSLFSEFDIDLFKSGKHFKLYEKLGSHPIEVDGKKGTYFAVWAPTAKSVSVVGDFNGWQENEHQLNVRWDESGIWEGFIPEIGHGTLYKYSIHSNNFGIATEKADPFAKFCEHPPKTASVVWEADYKWKDKKWMDTREDKNALDKPYSVYEVHLGSWKRNENGDFLSYKELSQDLVKYVKDMGFTHVEFMPIMEYPYDPSWGYQLTGYFAPTSRFGDPEEFKLLVDKLHQNGIGVILDWVPSHFPEDAHGLGFFDGSHLYEHPDRRKGYHPDWKSLIFNYGRNEVRAFLISNALFWLDQYHVDGLRVDAVASMLYLDYSREEGEWEPNMYGNNENLEAISFIRELNETVYGSFPGVQTIAEESTSFSMVSKPVNMGGLGFGMKWMMGWMHDTLEYFKKEPIYRKHHQNDLTFSMTYAFTENFMLPFSHDEVVYGKKSLLYRMPGDEWQQFANLRLLYGYMFTHPGTNLIFMGGEFGQSSEWNYNQSLDWHLTQYDFHSGIQKLIKDLNKIYKTNPALYEKQFSQEGFQWIDYGDGENSVLTYLRKGHQEENNIIVAANFTPVPRKNYRIGVPKTGALKEIFNSDAKKYGGSGAKNSAVKTEKKSCHGFDDSIEITIPPLGIVIFQ, from the coding sequence ATGTCGAAAGTTATTGTTCATTCTCTTTTTTCTGAGTTCGATATCGATTTATTTAAATCGGGAAAGCATTTTAAATTATATGAAAAACTTGGCTCACACCCTATCGAAGTAGATGGAAAAAAAGGTACATACTTCGCTGTTTGGGCGCCTACGGCAAAATCTGTTTCCGTGGTAGGTGATTTTAATGGATGGCAAGAAAATGAACATCAACTCAATGTTCGTTGGGATGAAAGTGGTATATGGGAAGGGTTTATCCCAGAGATTGGCCATGGTACACTATATAAGTATTCAATACACTCCAATAATTTTGGTATTGCAACCGAAAAGGCAGACCCATTTGCCAAATTTTGTGAACATCCCCCAAAAACAGCTTCAGTGGTTTGGGAGGCCGATTATAAATGGAAAGACAAAAAATGGATGGATACAAGGGAAGATAAAAATGCCTTGGATAAACCCTATTCCGTTTACGAAGTTCATTTAGGCTCCTGGAAACGAAATGAAAATGGCGATTTCCTATCTTATAAAGAGTTATCTCAAGATTTGGTGAAATATGTTAAGGATATGGGCTTTACGCATGTAGAATTCATGCCGATCATGGAATACCCTTATGATCCTTCTTGGGGTTATCAGCTAACAGGATATTTTGCCCCAACATCGCGCTTTGGGGATCCTGAGGAATTTAAGTTATTGGTAGACAAATTGCACCAGAATGGCATTGGGGTTATCCTTGATTGGGTGCCTTCACACTTTCCGGAAGATGCACACGGTTTAGGGTTTTTTGATGGGTCACATTTGTATGAACATCCCGATAGGAGAAAGGGATATCACCCAGATTGGAAAAGCTTGATTTTTAATTATGGACGAAATGAGGTTCGTGCATTTTTGATTAGTAATGCCCTTTTTTGGTTGGATCAGTATCATGTTGATGGTTTAAGGGTAGATGCAGTGGCATCGATGCTTTATTTGGATTACTCAAGAGAGGAAGGGGAGTGGGAACCCAATATGTATGGTAATAATGAAAACCTAGAGGCAATTTCATTTATAAGGGAATTGAATGAAACGGTATACGGAAGTTTTCCAGGTGTTCAGACCATTGCTGAAGAATCTACTTCATTTTCAATGGTGTCAAAACCGGTGAATATGGGTGGACTAGGTTTTGGGATGAAATGGATGATGGGATGGATGCACGATACTCTAGAGTATTTTAAGAAAGAACCCATCTATAGAAAACATCATCAGAACGATCTTACATTTAGCATGACCTACGCCTTTACAGAAAACTTTATGCTTCCGTTTTCACATGACGAGGTGGTTTATGGTAAAAAATCTCTTCTATATAGAATGCCTGGGGACGAGTGGCAGCAATTTGCGAATTTACGATTGCTGTACGGTTATATGTTCACGCACCCTGGTACAAACCTGATTTTTATGGGGGGCGAGTTTGGACAGAGTTCTGAATGGAATTATAACCAAAGTCTGGATTGGCATTTGACCCAGTATGATTTTCATTCCGGTATTCAAAAACTGATCAAAGACCTGAATAAGATTTATAAGACAAATCCTGCTCTTTATGAGAAGCAGTTCAGTCAAGAAGGATTTCAATGGATAGATTACGGAGATGGTGAAAATTCTGTATTAACATACCTAAGAAAAGGTCATCAAGAGGAAAACAATATAATAGTAGCCGCGAATTTTACTCCTGTGCCACGTAAAAACTATAGAATTGGAGTACCGAAAACTGGTGCATTAAAGGAAATATTCAACAGCGACGCCAAAAAGTATGGAGGCTCTGGGGCAAAGAATTCTGCCGTTAAAACAGAAAAAAAATCGTGTCATGGGTTTGATGATTCTATTGAGATTACCATTCCGCCCTTAGGAATTGTTATTTTTCAATAG
- the msrB gene encoding peptide-methionine (R)-S-oxide reductase MsrB — MIKNIILVCCVLLVGCKGNAQEKTSTKKDETTYKVSKSDSEWKQELTDLQYYVLRKAGTERAWTSSVLDNKKTGVYVCAACNTELFKSEHKYDSGSGWPSFDREIEGNVAYDVDYDIGYERTEEHCATCGGHLGHVFNDGPSKTTGLRHCVNGASLKFIPSGKQ, encoded by the coding sequence ATGATAAAGAATATAATACTAGTGTGTTGTGTATTATTGGTTGGTTGTAAAGGGAATGCACAGGAAAAAACAAGCACTAAGAAAGATGAAACGACGTACAAAGTTTCCAAAAGTGATTCAGAATGGAAACAAGAACTAACGGATTTACAATACTATGTATTAAGAAAAGCTGGTACGGAAAGAGCTTGGACAAGCTCAGTTCTGGATAATAAAAAAACCGGGGTTTATGTATGTGCGGCATGTAATACAGAACTTTTCAAAAGTGAACACAAATATGATTCAGGCTCTGGATGGCCAAGTTTTGATAGGGAAATTGAAGGAAATGTAGCTTATGATGTTGACTATGACATTGGTTATGAAAGAACCGAAGAGCATTGTGCAACCTGCGGCGGTCATTTAGGCCATGTGTTCAATGATGGACCTTCCAAAACGACTGGGCTTAGGCATTGTGTTAATGGAGCCTCGTTAAAATTTATACCTTCAGGAAAGCAATAA
- a CDS encoding DUF1572 domain-containing protein has protein sequence MDFARNYLDSAIFEFRRYKTMGDKTFAQLGNDEILWTSSHTDNSISQIVKHISGNMLSRWTNFLTEDGEKPWRHRDTEFEIPFTTKIEMIKAWEKGWQCLFDALDTLNDDNFDTKIKIRNEAHTIPEATNRQLAHYASHVGQLVLLGKMIKGENWISLSIPKGESEAFNASKFNK, from the coding sequence ATGGATTTTGCCAGAAACTACTTAGACAGTGCGATTTTCGAATTTCGTCGTTATAAAACCATGGGCGATAAAACCTTTGCGCAACTGGGTAATGATGAAATCCTCTGGACCTCATCACATACCGATAATAGCATTTCGCAGATTGTAAAACATATTTCTGGAAATATGCTCAGTAGATGGACCAATTTCCTAACCGAAGATGGTGAAAAACCTTGGAGACACAGAGATACTGAATTTGAGATCCCTTTTACCACCAAAATTGAAATGATTAAGGCTTGGGAAAAGGGCTGGCAGTGTTTGTTCGACGCTCTTGACACCTTGAACGATGATAATTTTGATACCAAAATCAAAATTAGAAATGAAGCCCATACCATTCCAGAAGCCACCAACAGGCAATTGGCCCACTATGCCAGTCATGTTGGACAACTCGTTCTTTTGGGTAAAATGATAAAAGGCGAAAATTGGATTTCATTGTCTATACCTAAAGGAGAATCAGAAGCGTTCAATGCTTCAAAATTCAATAAATAA
- the lpdA gene encoding dihydrolipoyl dehydrogenase has product MSNFDVIVLGSGPGGYVTAIRASQLGLKTAIVEKENLGGVCLNWGCIPTKALLKSAQVFEYLQHAGDYGLKADGVDKDFDAVVKRSRGVAEGMSKGVQFLMKKNKIEVINGFGTLKSGKKLSVKDAEGKETEYSANHIIIATGARSRELPSLPQDGKKIIGYREAMTLDHQPKKMIVVGSGAIGIEFAYFYNAMGTEVTVVEYLPNIVPVEDIDVSKQLERSFKKNGIKIKTSAEVTSVDTSGDGVKATVKTAKGEEILEADIVLSAVGIKTNIENIGLEAVGIATDRDKILVNDYYQTNIPGYYAIGDVTPGQALAHVASAEGILCVEKIAGMHVEALDYGNIPGCTYCTPEIASVGLTEQQAKDAGHDIKVGKFPFSASGKAQASGTSDGFVKVIFDAKYGEWLGCHMIGAGVTDMIAEAVVARKLETTGHEVLKAVHPHPTMSEAVMEAVADAYDEVIHL; this is encoded by the coding sequence ATGAGCAATTTTGATGTTATTGTTTTGGGAAGTGGACCAGGCGGATATGTTACTGCAATACGTGCGTCTCAACTGGGATTGAAAACTGCAATCGTTGAAAAAGAAAATCTTGGTGGCGTTTGTCTAAATTGGGGATGTATACCTACCAAAGCCTTATTAAAATCTGCTCAAGTTTTTGAATATCTACAACATGCTGGTGATTACGGACTCAAAGCCGATGGTGTTGACAAAGATTTTGATGCTGTTGTCAAAAGAAGTCGAGGTGTGGCGGAAGGAATGAGTAAGGGCGTTCAGTTTCTAATGAAAAAGAATAAAATCGAAGTCATTAATGGCTTTGGCACCCTAAAATCTGGCAAAAAACTTTCCGTTAAAGATGCCGAAGGAAAAGAGACCGAATACAGCGCAAATCATATTATCATCGCAACTGGGGCTAGAAGTCGAGAATTGCCAAGTTTACCTCAAGATGGTAAAAAAATAATCGGTTACCGTGAGGCAATGACGTTGGACCATCAGCCAAAAAAGATGATTGTTGTTGGTAGTGGTGCGATAGGAATAGAATTCGCTTATTTCTACAATGCCATGGGTACAGAAGTTACCGTGGTTGAATATTTACCAAATATTGTTCCTGTAGAGGATATTGATGTTTCAAAACAATTGGAGCGTAGCTTTAAAAAGAACGGAATCAAAATAAAAACCTCAGCTGAGGTTACATCAGTAGATACTTCTGGTGACGGTGTAAAAGCTACAGTAAAAACAGCGAAAGGAGAAGAAATTTTGGAAGCTGATATTGTACTTTCTGCGGTTGGCATCAAAACCAATATTGAAAACATAGGATTAGAAGCTGTTGGTATTGCCACGGATAGAGATAAGATTTTGGTCAATGATTATTACCAAACCAATATACCGGGGTACTACGCCATTGGTGATGTAACACCGGGTCAGGCTTTAGCACATGTTGCTTCTGCTGAAGGTATTCTTTGTGTTGAGAAAATAGCAGGAATGCATGTTGAGGCATTGGATTATGGTAACATACCAGGTTGTACATACTGTACCCCTGAAATTGCCTCTGTGGGACTCACAGAGCAACAAGCAAAAGATGCCGGACACGATATAAAAGTTGGCAAATTTCCTTTTTCCGCTAGCGGAAAAGCCCAAGCATCAGGTACTTCTGACGGATTCGTCAAAGTGATCTTCGATGCAAAATATGGCGAATGGTTAGGTTGCCATATGATTGGAGCTGGTGTAACCGATATGATCGCAGAAGCTGTAGTAGCACGCAAACTGGAAACTACTGGACACGAAGTGCTAAAAGCCGTACACCCGCACCCTACCATGAGTGAAGCTGTTATGGAGGCTGTTGCAGATGCGTATGATGAAGTAATCCACCTATAA
- a CDS encoding PepSY-associated TM helix domain-containing protein, with the protein MKLTNRNLHRDIAYFYLGLILAFSFSGIVLNHRQDWYPMDYSYETKEVEFDIPADVTQLDSKEYITKLSENWELAESYDSHRIRDNDLRIYYKDNVILDADITTGKGLIEYKRKVPFLGHTMYLHKTTNKFWIWYSDIFGIAMLIIAITGMLITKGKNSFMKRGWKLALAGLLFPIIFLILFP; encoded by the coding sequence ATGAAGCTTACCAACAGGAATCTCCATAGAGATATTGCTTACTTTTATTTAGGGCTTATTTTGGCATTCTCCTTTTCAGGAATAGTTTTAAACCACAGGCAGGATTGGTATCCGATGGATTATAGCTATGAGACCAAAGAAGTGGAGTTTGATATTCCCGCTGACGTGACTCAATTGGATTCAAAGGAATATATAACGAAGTTATCTGAGAACTGGGAATTGGCCGAATCCTATGACAGTCATCGTATTCGAGATAACGATTTGAGAATATACTATAAAGACAATGTAATCCTCGATGCAGATATTACTACCGGGAAAGGTTTAATAGAATACAAGCGAAAAGTCCCTTTTTTAGGACACACAATGTATTTGCATAAAACCACAAATAAATTCTGGATCTGGTATTCCGATATTTTCGGAATTGCCATGTTGATAATTGCAATCACGGGAATGCTCATCACCAAAGGAAAGAACAGCTTTATGAAAAGAGGTTGGAAACTTGCTTTGGCCGGACTCTTATTTCCCATTATATTTCTAATACTTTTTCCTTAG